A DNA window from Haloactinospora alba contains the following coding sequences:
- the rplX gene encoding 50S ribosomal protein L24, with translation MKVKKEDEVVVIAGKDKGATGKVLRALPKEQRVVVEGVNLIKKHKKANPAGGQQGEVITKEAPIHVSNVALMEGGKPVRVGYRFEEDGTKVRISRHTGKDI, from the coding sequence ATGAAGGTCAAAAAGGAGGACGAGGTCGTCGTCATCGCCGGCAAGGACAAGGGTGCTACCGGGAAGGTTCTGCGGGCCCTTCCTAAGGAGCAGCGTGTCGTCGTCGAGGGCGTCAACCTCATCAAGAAGCACAAGAAGGCGAATCCGGCGGGCGGCCAGCAGGGTGAGGTCATCACGAAGGAGGCGCCGATCCACGTCAGCAACGTCGCCCTGATGGAGGGCGGCAAGCCGGTTCGTGTCGGTTACCGCTTCGAGGAGGACGGAACCAAGGTTCGGATCTCCCGCCACACCGGTAAGGACATCTGA
- the rplV gene encoding 50S ribosomal protein L22 — protein sequence MGTRAQARFIRVTPRKARRVVDLIRGLPADEAQAVLRFAPQAASEPVGKVLASAIANAEHNDKLDRETLVVGRAWVDEGPTLKRIRPRGFGRAFRVTKRTSHITVVVEPRAAAGASSAKTKERTR from the coding sequence ATGGGAACGAGGGCACAGGCACGGTTCATCCGTGTTACGCCCCGAAAGGCCCGCCGGGTGGTGGACCTTATTCGCGGGTTGCCCGCTGACGAGGCACAGGCGGTGCTCCGGTTCGCGCCCCAGGCAGCGAGCGAGCCGGTGGGCAAGGTGCTCGCGAGCGCCATCGCCAATGCCGAGCACAACGACAAGTTGGACCGCGAGACGCTGGTGGTCGGCCGCGCTTGGGTGGACGAGGGGCCCACTCTGAAGCGGATCCGGCCGCGGGGCTTCGGCCGCGCTTTCCGGGTCACCAAGCGGACGAGCCACATCACGGTGGTCGTCGAGCCGCGCGCGGCCGCGGGCGCCTCGTCAGCCAAGACGAAGGAAAGGACCCGATAG
- the rplP gene encoding 50S ribosomal protein L16, with the protein MLIPRKVKYRKQHHPDISGRAKGGTKVNFGEFGIQALEAGYVTNRQIESARIAMTRHIRRGGKVWINIFPDRPMTKKPAETRMGSGKGSPEWWVAPVKPGRVMFELSGVQEPVAKEAMRLAMHKLPMKCKFVKREVEA; encoded by the coding sequence ATGCTGATTCCCCGTAAGGTGAAGTACCGTAAGCAGCACCACCCGGATATCAGTGGTCGCGCCAAAGGCGGTACGAAGGTTAACTTCGGTGAGTTCGGCATCCAGGCGCTGGAAGCCGGATATGTCACCAACCGGCAGATCGAGTCCGCGCGTATCGCTATGACGCGGCACATCCGCCGTGGCGGCAAGGTCTGGATCAACATCTTCCCGGACCGCCCCATGACCAAGAAGCCCGCCGAGACCCGTATGGGCTCCGGTAAGGGCTCCCCGGAGTGGTGGGTCGCCCCGGTCAAGCCTGGACGCGTGATGTTCGAGCTGTCGGGTGTACAGGAACCGGTGGCCAAGGAGGCCATGCGGCTTGCGATGCACAAGCTCCCGATGAAGTGCAAGTTCGTGAAGCGCGAAGTGGAGGCGTGA
- the rplE gene encoding 50S ribosomal protein L5: protein MTVTADTGTEAPAMPRLKEKYRSEIVPGLREEFEIGNIMQVPGLTKIVVNMGIGEAARDAKLVQGASADLAAITGQKPKVNRAKKSVAQFKVREGMPIGVSATLRGDRMWEFLDRLLSLALPRIRDFRGLSPKQFDGNGNYTFGLTEQVMFHEINPDNIDRQRGMDITVVTTAATDDEGRSLLRRLGFPFKEA, encoded by the coding sequence ATGACGGTTACTGCTGACACTGGGACCGAAGCGCCGGCAATGCCGCGCCTGAAAGAGAAGTACCGTTCCGAGATTGTCCCCGGGCTCCGCGAGGAGTTCGAGATCGGCAATATCATGCAGGTGCCCGGTCTGACGAAGATCGTGGTCAACATGGGGATCGGTGAGGCCGCCCGGGACGCGAAACTGGTCCAGGGAGCCTCCGCCGACCTCGCCGCCATCACCGGGCAGAAGCCCAAGGTGAACCGGGCGAAGAAGTCCGTCGCCCAGTTCAAGGTGCGCGAGGGCATGCCGATCGGTGTGAGTGCCACGCTGCGCGGGGACCGGATGTGGGAGTTCCTGGACCGCCTGCTTTCCCTGGCGCTGCCGCGGATTCGTGACTTCCGCGGACTGTCGCCCAAGCAGTTCGACGGGAACGGCAATTACACCTTCGGGTTGACCGAGCAGGTGATGTTCCACGAGATCAATCCGGACAACATCGACCGGCAGCGTGGGATGGACATCACGGTCGTGACCACGGCGGCCACTGACGATGAGGGCCGGAGTCTGCTCAGGCGGCTCGGTTTCCCGTTCAAGGAAGCTTGA
- the rplW gene encoding 50S ribosomal protein L23, whose translation MKIPDPRDIIIEPVISEKSYGLMDRNEYTFLVRPHVNKTQIKIAIEKIFDVKVDRVNTINRQGKRKRTRSGYGKRPDTKRAIVSVRDGDQIDIFGF comes from the coding sequence GTGAAGATCCCCGACCCTCGGGACATCATCATCGAACCGGTGATTTCCGAGAAGAGCTATGGGCTGATGGACCGGAACGAGTACACGTTCCTGGTCCGGCCGCATGTCAACAAGACGCAGATCAAGATCGCGATCGAGAAGATTTTCGACGTGAAGGTCGATCGTGTGAACACGATCAACCGTCAGGGCAAGCGCAAGCGCACCCGCTCCGGTTACGGGAAGCGTCCCGACACCAAGCGGGCGATCGTGAGTGTGCGTGACGGGGACCAGATCGACATCTTCGGTTTCTGA
- the rplC gene encoding 50S ribosomal protein L3, with the protein MATKQITGVLGEKLGMTQVFDESGRIVPVTVLKAGPCVVTRVRTPETDGYSAVQLGYGNINPRKVNKPLGDYLRKHGLTPRRNYVEVRTSDATEYQLGDELTAAAFEAGEKVDVSGKTKGKGFAGGMKRHGFGGMGATHGTHRTHRTPGAIGGAATPGHVFKGRKMPGRMGNKRKTVQNLTVQSVDADKGLVLVKGAVPGPNGGLVLVRTAVKGEGK; encoded by the coding sequence ATGGCCACCAAACAGATCACGGGAGTACTGGGCGAGAAGCTCGGCATGACCCAGGTCTTCGACGAGTCGGGCAGGATCGTGCCCGTTACCGTCCTGAAGGCCGGTCCGTGCGTCGTAACTCGCGTCCGGACTCCGGAGACCGACGGCTACTCCGCCGTCCAACTCGGCTACGGGAACATCAACCCGCGCAAGGTGAACAAACCGCTGGGTGACTACCTGCGCAAGCACGGGCTCACCCCGCGTCGGAACTACGTCGAGGTACGTACCTCCGACGCCACTGAGTACCAGCTCGGTGACGAACTCACCGCCGCCGCCTTTGAGGCCGGCGAGAAGGTGGACGTCAGCGGCAAGACCAAGGGCAAGGGCTTCGCCGGTGGGATGAAGCGGCACGGTTTCGGCGGCATGGGTGCCACGCACGGCACGCACCGCACGCACCGCACGCCGGGTGCCATCGGCGGCGCCGCCACGCCCGGGCACGTGTTCAAGGGCCGCAAGATGCCGGGCCGGATGGGCAACAAACGCAAGACCGTGCAGAACCTGACGGTGCAGTCCGTGGATGCGGACAAGGGCCTCGTCCTGGTCAAGGGTGCGGTGCCGGGCCCCAACGGCGGGCTGGTGCTCGTCCGTACCGCTGTGAAGGGGGAGGGCAAGTAA
- the rplO gene encoding 50S ribosomal protein L15, producing MSDNDEPLKLHHLKPAPGSNKNKIRKGRGEGSKGKTSGRGHKGTKARSTVPTGFEGGQMPLIKRLPKRRGFSNARFKKTYQVVNLDELNELYPQGGEVTVEDLVAKGAVRKNELVKVLGTGEITSAVRVSAHAFSASAKEKIVAAGGSATEL from the coding sequence ATGAGCGACAACGACGAACCGTTGAAGTTGCACCACCTCAAACCGGCACCCGGGTCGAACAAGAACAAGATCCGCAAGGGCCGGGGCGAGGGCTCCAAGGGCAAGACGTCGGGCCGTGGCCACAAGGGCACCAAGGCCCGTTCGACCGTGCCCACCGGCTTCGAGGGCGGCCAGATGCCGCTGATCAAGCGGCTGCCCAAGCGCCGGGGCTTCAGCAACGCCAGGTTCAAGAAGACCTACCAGGTCGTCAACCTGGATGAGCTGAACGAGCTCTACCCCCAGGGCGGTGAGGTCACGGTCGAGGACCTGGTCGCCAAGGGGGCCGTGCGCAAGAACGAGCTGGTGAAGGTGCTCGGGACGGGTGAGATCACCTCCGCCGTGCGAGTGAGTGCGCACGCGTTCTCGGCATCGGCGAAGGAGAAGATCGTGGCAGCCGGTGGCAGTGCCACCGAGTTGTAG
- the rpsJ gene encoding 30S ribosomal protein S10, protein MAGQKIRIRLKAYDHEVIDSSARKIVETVTRTGAQIAGPVPLPTEKNVYCVIRSPHKDKDSREHFEMRTHKRLIDIIDPTPKTVDSLMRLDLPAGVDIEIKL, encoded by the coding sequence ATGGCGGGACAAAAGATCCGCATTCGGCTCAAGGCCTATGACCACGAGGTCATCGACAGCTCGGCTCGAAAGATCGTCGAGACCGTGACGCGGACCGGCGCACAGATCGCTGGCCCGGTGCCGTTGCCGACGGAGAAGAACGTTTACTGCGTAATCCGCTCCCCGCACAAGGACAAGGACTCGCGGGAGCACTTCGAGATGCGCACGCACAAGCGGCTGATCGACATCATCGACCCGACGCCGAAGACCGTCGATTCGCTTATGCGGCTCGATCTTCCGGCCGGCGTCGACATCGAGATCAAGCTTTAA
- a CDS encoding type Z 30S ribosomal protein S14, with protein sequence MAKKALIAKANRKQKFSVRAYTRCSRCGRSRAVFRKFGLCRICFRDMAHRGELPGITKSSW encoded by the coding sequence ATGGCTAAGAAAGCACTGATCGCCAAGGCGAACCGGAAACAGAAGTTCTCCGTTCGCGCGTATACTCGGTGCTCGCGGTGCGGGCGTTCGCGTGCCGTGTTCCGGAAGTTCGGTCTGTGCAGGATCTGCTTCCGCGACATGGCGCACCGCGGCGAGCTTCCGGGGATTACCAAGTCGAGCTGGTAA
- the rpsE gene encoding 30S ribosomal protein S5 has product MAAAPRRGAGGERRDRRDDRRGGAADKGVSYTEKVVTINRVAKVVKGGRRFSFTALVVVGDGNGMVGVGYGKAKEVPSAIAKGVEEAKKNFFRVPRVQGTITHQVQGEDAAGVVLLRPAAPGTGVIAGGPVRAVLDCAGVHDVLTKSLGSANPLNIVRATETALKQLSWPEQIAARRGMPIEDVAPPAMLRARQEDTKAGA; this is encoded by the coding sequence ATGGCTGCAGCTCCGCGGCGCGGCGCCGGTGGCGAGCGGCGCGACCGCCGCGACGATCGCCGCGGCGGCGCCGCAGACAAGGGTGTCTCCTACACCGAGAAAGTCGTGACCATCAACCGGGTCGCCAAGGTTGTGAAGGGCGGGCGTCGCTTCAGCTTCACCGCCCTGGTGGTTGTCGGCGACGGCAACGGCATGGTCGGCGTCGGTTACGGCAAGGCCAAGGAAGTTCCCTCGGCCATCGCCAAGGGTGTGGAAGAGGCGAAGAAGAACTTCTTCCGTGTGCCCCGGGTCCAGGGCACGATCACGCACCAGGTGCAGGGTGAGGACGCGGCGGGTGTCGTCCTGCTGCGCCCGGCGGCGCCCGGTACCGGTGTTATCGCCGGTGGCCCGGTGCGTGCGGTGCTGGACTGCGCCGGCGTCCACGACGTGCTGACCAAGTCCCTCGGTTCGGCCAACCCGCTGAACATCGTGCGCGCGACCGAGACCGCGCTCAAGCAGTTGAGCTGGCCGGAGCAGATCGCGGCACGGCGCGGTATGCCGATCGAGGACGTCGCCCCGCCAGCGATGCTGCGCGCCCGGCAGGAAGACACGAAGGCGGGTGCGTAA
- the rpsS gene encoding 30S ribosomal protein S19, which translates to MPRSLKKGPFVDHHLVKKVEAQNEKGTKNVIKTWSRRSMVTPEMIGHTIAVHDGRKHIPVFISEAMVGHKLGEFAPPRTFRSHVKEDRRSRR; encoded by the coding sequence ATGCCACGTAGCCTGAAGAAGGGCCCGTTCGTGGACCACCACCTGGTGAAGAAGGTGGAGGCACAGAACGAGAAGGGCACCAAGAACGTCATCAAGACGTGGTCGCGGCGTTCCATGGTGACTCCGGAGATGATCGGGCACACGATCGCCGTCCACGACGGCCGTAAGCACATCCCGGTCTTCATCTCCGAGGCGATGGTCGGCCACAAGCTCGGGGAGTTCGCGCCGCCGCGCACCTTCCGGAGCCACGTCAAGGAAGACCGCCGTAGCCGCCGTTAG
- the rplN gene encoding 50S ribosomal protein L14, producing MIQQESRLKVADNTGAKEILAVRVLGGSGRRYAGIGDRIVATVKDALPAAGVKRGDVVKAVVVRTKKERRRPDGSYIRFDENAAVLIKDGGDPRGTRIFGPVGRELRDKRYMRIISLAPEVL from the coding sequence GTGATTCAGCAGGAGTCGCGACTCAAGGTCGCCGACAACACGGGGGCCAAGGAGATCCTGGCCGTTCGTGTCCTCGGCGGTTCGGGTCGGCGCTACGCGGGCATCGGCGACAGGATCGTGGCGACGGTGAAGGACGCCCTTCCCGCTGCCGGCGTGAAGAGGGGCGATGTCGTCAAGGCCGTTGTCGTGCGCACCAAAAAGGAGCGCCGCCGGCCCGACGGCTCCTACATCCGCTTCGATGAGAACGCCGCCGTACTCATCAAGGACGGTGGGGACCCGCGGGGCACTCGCATCTTCGGCCCGGTCGGCCGCGAGCTGCGGGACAAGAGGTACATGCGCATTATCTCGCTAGCGCCGGAGGTGCTGTAG
- the rpsQ gene encoding 30S ribosomal protein S17, with translation MSETNVQSATRNYRKVREGIVVSDKMQKTVVVEVEDRAKHPLYGKVIRRTTKYKAHDEAEVCNIGDRVRLMETRPMSATKRWRVVEILEKAK, from the coding sequence ATGAGCGAGACCAACGTGCAGAGTGCCACGCGTAACTACCGCAAGGTGCGCGAGGGCATAGTTGTCAGCGACAAGATGCAGAAGACTGTCGTTGTCGAGGTGGAGGACCGCGCCAAGCACCCGCTGTATGGCAAGGTCATTCGCCGCACCACGAAGTACAAGGCCCACGACGAGGCGGAGGTCTGCAACATCGGCGACCGGGTTCGCCTGATGGAGACCCGCCCGATGTCGGCGACCAAGCGCTGGCGCGTCGTGGAGATCCTGGAGAAGGCTAAGTAG
- the rplR gene encoding 50S ribosomal protein L18: protein MAKSTTLARSKGTATRAASRARRHLRVRKKISGTPQRPRLVVTRSSKHMVAQIVDDTQGHTLASASSMDPTIRAVGGTKTEKSHKVGELLAQRAADAGISAVVFDRGGYRYHGRIAAMADSARSGGLEF from the coding sequence ATGGCGAAGAGCACGACGCTGGCCCGCAGCAAGGGAACGGCCACGCGCGCGGCTTCCCGTGCGCGGCGGCATCTGCGGGTTCGCAAGAAGATCTCGGGGACTCCTCAGCGTCCGCGTCTGGTCGTCACTCGTTCCTCCAAGCACATGGTCGCCCAGATCGTGGACGACACCCAGGGCCACACCCTGGCGTCGGCCTCCAGCATGGACCCGACCATCCGCGCGGTCGGGGGAACGAAGACCGAGAAGTCGCACAAGGTCGGCGAGCTGCTGGCGCAGCGGGCAGCGGACGCCGGTATCAGCGCGGTCGTCTTCGACCGGGGAGGGTACCGCTACCATGGCCGGATCGCGGCCATGGCCGACAGCGCGCGTTCCGGCGGACTGGAGTTCTAA
- the rpsH gene encoding 30S ribosomal protein S8 has product MTMTDPIADMLTRLRNASSAHHDVVVMPYSKIKAHIAEILQQEGYVQGWRSEEATVGKSLVVELKYGPTRERSIAGIRRVSKPGLRVYAKKDNLPRVLGGLGVAIISTSGGLMTDKQAKKHGVGGEVLAYVW; this is encoded by the coding sequence ATGACGATGACCGATCCGATCGCAGACATGCTAACGCGTCTGCGTAACGCGAGTTCGGCGCACCACGACGTCGTGGTGATGCCGTATTCCAAGATCAAGGCGCACATCGCCGAGATCCTCCAGCAGGAGGGATACGTCCAGGGCTGGCGTTCCGAAGAGGCCACAGTGGGCAAGAGCCTCGTGGTGGAGCTGAAGTACGGGCCGACCCGGGAACGTTCCATCGCCGGCATCCGTCGAGTCTCCAAGCCGGGGCTGCGGGTTTATGCGAAGAAGGACAACCTTCCGCGTGTCCTGGGTGGCCTCGGCGTGGCCATCATCTCGACGTCCGGTGGCCTGATGACCGACAAGCAGGCCAAAAAGCATGGCGTGGGTGGCGAAGTCCTCGCCTACGTCTGGTAA
- the rplD gene encoding 50S ribosomal protein L4, producing the protein MATIEVKNPDGSTGRNVELPEAVFDQQVNIPLMHQVVTAQQAASRQGTHATKTRGDVRGGGKKPYRQKGTGRARQGSTRAPQFVGGGTVHGPQPRDYSQRTPKKMKAAALRGALSDRARKGRVHVLSEFLPEDTASKRTQTAQRTLRSVTESNKVLVVLGQADGHNRLALRNLPEVHIITGGQVNTYDVLYSDDVVFTERGYEEFLANVAGASRSATSQEEDQ; encoded by the coding sequence ATGGCCACGATCGAGGTCAAGAATCCCGACGGGAGCACGGGACGCAACGTTGAGCTTCCGGAGGCGGTCTTCGATCAGCAGGTGAACATCCCGCTGATGCACCAGGTCGTCACCGCGCAGCAGGCCGCGTCCCGGCAGGGAACGCACGCGACCAAGACCCGCGGCGACGTCCGCGGCGGTGGGAAGAAGCCCTACCGCCAGAAGGGGACGGGGCGCGCGCGGCAGGGCTCCACCCGGGCCCCGCAGTTCGTCGGCGGCGGCACGGTGCACGGGCCGCAGCCGCGTGACTACAGCCAGCGGACTCCGAAGAAGATGAAGGCCGCCGCGCTGCGCGGTGCCCTCTCGGACCGGGCCCGCAAGGGACGGGTGCACGTCCTGAGCGAGTTCCTCCCCGAGGACACGGCGAGCAAGCGCACCCAGACCGCGCAGCGGACCCTGCGGAGCGTCACGGAGTCGAACAAGGTGCTGGTCGTCCTCGGCCAGGCGGACGGGCACAACCGCCTCGCACTGCGCAACCTGCCCGAGGTCCACATCATCACCGGGGGACAGGTGAACACCTACGACGTCCTGTACTCCGACGACGTGGTCTTCACCGAGCGCGGCTACGAGGAGTTCCTGGCCAACGTGGCCGGCGCCTCCCGGAGTGCGACGTCTCAGGAGGAGGACCAGTGA
- the rpsC gene encoding 30S ribosomal protein S3 has protein sequence MGQKINPHGFRLGVTTDFKSRWYADKLYKDYVKEDVAIRRMLNRGMERAGISKVEIERTRERVRVDIHTARPGIVIGRRGSEADRIRGDLEKLTQKQVQLNILEVKNPETDAQLVAQGVAEQLASRVAFRRAMRKAMQSASKSGAKGVRIQCSGRLGGAEMSRSEFYREGRVPLHTLRADIDYGFFEARTTFGRIGVKVWVYKGDAPATREEREAQQAAQRAPGGSGNGGGQQQRRERGQRRRRGGGGGGGQQGGQNQQAGTKSGASAEASNDTEKSGNEGS, from the coding sequence GTGGGGCAGAAGATCAACCCGCACGGGTTCCGGCTCGGTGTCACCACGGACTTCAAGAGCCGTTGGTACGCCGACAAGCTGTACAAGGATTACGTCAAGGAAGACGTCGCCATCCGCCGGATGCTGAACCGCGGCATGGAGCGCGCCGGTATCTCCAAGGTGGAGATCGAGCGCACCCGTGAGCGCGTTCGGGTCGACATCCACACCGCCCGGCCGGGCATCGTCATCGGTCGTCGCGGCTCTGAGGCCGACCGCATCCGTGGTGACCTGGAGAAGCTGACCCAGAAGCAGGTGCAGCTCAACATCCTCGAGGTCAAGAACCCGGAGACCGACGCTCAGCTCGTCGCTCAGGGGGTCGCGGAACAGCTTGCGAGCCGGGTCGCGTTCCGCCGGGCGATGCGTAAGGCAATGCAGAGTGCGTCGAAGAGCGGCGCCAAGGGAGTCCGCATCCAGTGCAGCGGACGCCTCGGCGGCGCCGAGATGTCGCGCTCCGAGTTCTACCGCGAAGGCCGTGTGCCGCTGCACACCCTGCGCGCCGACATCGACTACGGCTTCTTCGAGGCCCGTACGACGTTCGGCCGTATCGGTGTGAAGGTCTGGGTCTACAAGGGCGACGCCCCGGCGACCCGGGAGGAGCGTGAGGCCCAGCAGGCCGCGCAGCGCGCTCCGGGCGGCTCCGGTAACGGCGGTGGCCAGCAGCAGCGTCGGGAGCGGGGCCAGCGTCGGCGTCGCGGCGGCGGTGGTGGCGGCGGCCAGCAGGGCGGCCAGAACCAGCAGGCCGGAACCAAGTCCGGCGCCTCGGCAGAGGCGTCGAACGACACTGAGAAGTCCGGGAACGAGGGGAGCTGA
- the rplF gene encoding 50S ribosomal protein L6, translating into MSRIGRLPISVPKGVEVTIDGQDVKVKGPKGELSHTIASPITAEHSEGTITVDRPDDKPDTRSLHGLTRALLSNLVEGVSNGFSKTLEITGVGYRVQARGENLEFSLGYSHPITIEPPEGITFRVEKPTQLVVEGIDKQLVGQVAANIRNLRRPDPYKAKGVRYKGEQIRRKAGKAGK; encoded by the coding sequence ATGTCGCGTATTGGTCGACTGCCGATCTCGGTCCCCAAGGGCGTCGAAGTCACGATTGACGGTCAGGACGTCAAAGTCAAGGGGCCGAAGGGCGAACTGAGCCACACTATCGCTTCGCCGATCACCGCCGAGCACTCCGAGGGCACCATCACGGTGGACCGCCCGGACGACAAGCCGGACACCCGGTCGTTGCACGGGCTGACCCGGGCACTGCTCTCCAACCTCGTCGAGGGCGTCTCCAACGGGTTCAGCAAGACCCTGGAGATCACCGGTGTCGGTTACCGGGTGCAGGCCCGGGGGGAGAACCTCGAGTTCTCGCTGGGCTACAGCCACCCCATCACCATAGAGCCCCCGGAGGGCATCACCTTCCGGGTGGAGAAACCGACGCAGCTGGTCGTCGAGGGAATCGACAAGCAGCTCGTGGGTCAGGTCGCCGCCAACATCCGAAACTTGCGCAGGCCCGATCCGTACAAGGCCAAGGGCGTGCGGTACAAGGGCGAGCAGATCCGCCGCAAGGCCGGAAAGGCTGGTAAGTAA
- the rplB gene encoding 50S ribosomal protein L2 — protein sequence MGIRRHKPTTPGRRGSSGSDFAEITRSQPEKSLVRPLKKKGGRNGHGRITTRHQGGGHKRAYRVIDFRRHDKDGIPAKVAHIEYDPNRTARIALLHYVDGEKRYILAPAGLKQGNHVENGPGSDIKAGNCLPLRNIPTGTFVHAVELKPGGGAKLGRSAGSQIQLLAKEGAYATLRMPSGEMRQVEVTCRATVGQVGNAEQSNISWGKAGRKRWKGKRPEVRGVAMNPIDHPLGGGEGRSSGGRHPVSPWGKPEGRTRKPNKDSDRLIVRRRGKKKR from the coding sequence ATGGGCATTCGTAGACACAAGCCGACGACACCGGGTCGTCGCGGCTCCAGCGGGAGCGACTTCGCTGAGATCACCCGCTCGCAGCCGGAAAAGTCCCTGGTGCGTCCGCTGAAGAAGAAGGGCGGGCGTAACGGCCACGGCCGGATCACGACCCGCCACCAGGGCGGCGGTCACAAGCGCGCCTACCGCGTGATCGACTTCCGCCGGCACGACAAGGACGGGATTCCGGCCAAGGTCGCCCACATCGAGTACGACCCGAACCGTACGGCCCGGATCGCGCTGCTGCACTACGTGGACGGGGAGAAGCGCTACATCCTCGCCCCGGCCGGCCTGAAGCAGGGCAACCACGTGGAGAACGGTCCCGGCTCGGACATCAAGGCGGGCAACTGCCTGCCGCTGCGGAACATCCCCACGGGTACGTTCGTCCACGCCGTGGAGCTCAAGCCGGGCGGCGGAGCGAAGCTGGGCCGGTCCGCCGGTTCCCAGATCCAGCTGCTGGCCAAGGAAGGCGCCTACGCCACGCTGCGCATGCCCTCCGGGGAGATGCGTCAGGTCGAGGTCACCTGCCGGGCGACCGTTGGGCAGGTCGGCAACGCCGAGCAGTCCAACATCTCCTGGGGCAAGGCCGGCCGTAAGCGCTGGAAGGGCAAGCGTCCCGAGGTGCGCGGTGTGGCCATGAACCCGATCGACCACCCGCTCGGTGGTGGTGAGGGCCGCAGCTCCGGTGGCCGGCATCCGGTCAGTCCCTGGGGTAAGCCCGAGGGGCGCACCCGCAAGCCGAACAAGGACAGTGACCGGCTCATCGTGCGTCGGCGCGGCAAGAAGAAGCGGTAA
- the rpmC gene encoding 50S ribosomal protein L29 encodes MAKSLTASELRAQSQEDLISKLKEAKEELFNLRFQAATGQLDNHSRLRTVKREIARIYTVMREHELGIMPLTGESAEKTKEAAE; translated from the coding sequence ATGGCGAAGTCCCTGACCGCCAGTGAGCTTCGGGCACAGTCCCAAGAGGACCTGATCTCCAAGCTCAAAGAGGCGAAGGAAGAGCTGTTCAACCTCCGCTTCCAGGCCGCTACCGGGCAGTTGGACAATCACAGTCGGCTGCGCACCGTTAAGCGTGAGATCGCACGGATCTACACGGTTATGCGGGAGCACGAGCTCGGCATCATGCCGCTGACCGGTGAGTCGGCTGAGAAGACGAAGGAAGCGGCTGAATGA
- the rpmD gene encoding 50S ribosomal protein L30 gives MANVKITQVRSKIGGNHKQRESLRSLGLGRIGKTAVHEDRPEVRGQINVVAHLVNVEEVSK, from the coding sequence ATGGCTAACGTGAAGATCACGCAGGTCCGGTCCAAGATCGGCGGGAACCACAAACAGCGTGAGAGCCTGCGTTCGCTCGGCCTGGGGCGGATCGGCAAGACGGCCGTCCACGAGGACCGTCCCGAGGTTCGCGGGCAGATCAACGTCGTTGCGCACCTCGTGAACGTCGAGGAGGTCAGCAAATGA